A single region of the Nicotiana sylvestris chromosome 6, ASM39365v2, whole genome shotgun sequence genome encodes:
- the LOC138871262 gene encoding uncharacterized protein, translating to MTHQVSAIGRSIAPKLEEPDAFTIPCTIGSAEFAKALCDLGESINLMPYSVFKTLGTVQPRPTSMRLQMADHTMKRSLGVIEGVLVRVDKFILSANFVILDCEVDYEVPIILGRRFLAIGKALVDV from the coding sequence atgactcatcaagtgagtgcaattgggCGTTCAATTGCTCCTAAGTTGGAGGAGCCCGACGCTTTCACGATTCCTTGTACAATTGGAAGTGCCGAGTTTGCaaaagctctttgtgatcttggggaaagtatcaatttgatgccttattcggttttcaagactttgggaactgtgcaaccaagacccacatctatgagattacaaatggccgATCATACCATGAAGAGATCATTGGGAGTGATTGAAGGTGTAttggttcgtgttgataaattTATTCTTTCGGCGAATTTTGTCAttcttgattgtgaggttgattatgaggtgccgattattcttggtagacGTTTCCTTGCTATAGGGAAGGCTCTAGTTGATGTTTAA